The following coding sequences lie in one Spirosoma sp. KUDC1026 genomic window:
- a CDS encoding PIN domain-containing protein produces MIYFDTDVLVNYCVEQEAAKHQQAIQLIEQAITDGLFFISTLSLNELAFALTKVRVKVSRDEITVHLNDFYLLNPVPVTLEQVQRAAEIAYKIGFSHMSDCVHTAVAEEYCTELYTYNRSDFQLIQHHTKLKITIL; encoded by the coding sequence ATGATCTATTTCGATACAGATGTGTTGGTGAACTACTGCGTTGAGCAAGAAGCTGCCAAGCACCAACAAGCCATTCAGCTTATCGAACAGGCCATCACTGATGGCCTGTTTTTTATTTCTACCTTGTCGCTCAATGAGCTAGCTTTTGCGCTGACTAAAGTTAGAGTGAAAGTAAGTCGCGATGAAATCACAGTACACTTGAATGACTTTTACCTCTTAAATCCGGTACCTGTTACACTGGAACAAGTGCAACGGGCGGCAGAAATTGCTTATAAAATTGGCTTTAGTCATATGAGTGACTGCGTACACACAGCTGTGGCGGAAGAATACTGTACCGAGCTATACACGTATAACCGTTCAGACTTTCAGCTTATCCAGCACCACACGAAGCTGAAGATTACAATCCTTTGA
- a CDS encoding isochorismatase family protein: MLTALDAHTALVLIDLQKGIVAGEKAHPVETVLDNAARLVAAFRQAQLPIVIVYVEPIGSPASVVRSEKNQFPKDKDGQQRALKTMNQAGFFDIVEAIQPESGDIMITKETWNAFFNTPLHEALQQRNVTGIVLAGISTSIGIDGTARSANEYGYNITFAIDAMTDTIAEAHDVSLKYIFPRIGELATTDEIIQKLRRRE, translated from the coding sequence ATGCTTACAGCACTTGATGCCCATACTGCCCTGGTATTGATTGATCTACAAAAAGGAATTGTCGCGGGAGAAAAAGCCCATCCTGTAGAGACGGTGCTGGACAATGCGGCCCGACTGGTAGCCGCTTTCCGGCAAGCACAGTTACCCATTGTGATCGTCTATGTTGAGCCCATTGGTAGCCCGGCCTCGGTGGTCCGTTCGGAAAAAAACCAGTTCCCCAAGGACAAAGACGGACAGCAACGAGCGCTGAAAACGATGAACCAGGCCGGATTTTTCGACATCGTCGAAGCCATCCAACCGGAATCCGGCGACATTATGATTACGAAAGAAACCTGGAACGCGTTCTTCAATACGCCCCTCCACGAAGCGTTGCAGCAACGAAACGTAACGGGTATTGTGCTAGCTGGTATCTCAACCAGCATCGGCATCGACGGTACGGCCCGATCTGCGAACGAGTACGGCTACAACATAACCTTTGCGATTGATGCCATGACCGACACCATAGCCGAAGCGCATGACGTGAGTCTTAAATACATTTTCCCCCGCATTGGTGAGCTAGCAACAACGGACGAAATCATTCAGAAACTACGCAGACGGGAGTGA
- a CDS encoding sodium/sugar symporter: MNHLAAADYAVFLVYFIIVVGYGYWIYRSKRSGATNTNDFFLAEGSLTWWAIGASLIASNISAEHFIGMAGSGFAMGLGISSYEWIAAATLVIVAAFFIPIYLKNRISTMPQFLAQRYSDTVSTILAVFWLVVYVLVNLSSILYLGAIAIESLAGISFTTCTIGLAIFSVFITLGGMKVIGYTDVIQVIVLIFGGLVVTYLALQLVADKSGVDGVWNGLVTLRDRADDHFHLFFAEGHPHYYELPGMSLVLGGMWINNLYYWGCNQYIVQRALGADLKTARSGILFAAFLKLMIPLIVVIPGVAAYVLYQEGTFHDAMTNAEGVVKPDQAYPVLMNLLPTGMKGLAFAALTAAVVASLAGKCNSISTIFTLDIYKKFFDKEASDQKLVNVGRWAVVGSFVIAIAIAPMLRSLDQVYQYIQEYTNFLTPGVFAIFALGFFWKRTTNRAALTVAILTIPLSVLLKFWPQVMDLFGQQVDEIPFLHRTTWVFCIDVLIMVVVSLTDPASVHNPKAVTIDRRMFHVTPSFVVGSVAIAGILFCLYYVFW; this comes from the coding sequence ATGAATCACCTCGCTGCTGCCGACTACGCAGTCTTCCTTGTTTATTTCATCATTGTTGTTGGCTACGGCTATTGGATCTACCGAAGCAAGCGGTCGGGGGCAACCAACACCAACGATTTCTTTCTGGCTGAGGGCTCGCTGACCTGGTGGGCCATTGGGGCCTCACTTATCGCATCCAACATATCGGCCGAACATTTTATCGGTATGGCTGGATCGGGCTTTGCGATGGGGCTTGGTATTTCGTCCTACGAGTGGATTGCAGCCGCTACGCTGGTCATTGTGGCCGCGTTCTTCATTCCGATCTACCTGAAGAATCGTATCTCAACCATGCCCCAGTTCCTGGCGCAGCGGTACAGCGATACGGTCAGTACCATTCTGGCGGTATTCTGGCTGGTGGTGTACGTGCTGGTCAACCTAAGCTCGATTCTGTATCTGGGGGCCATTGCCATTGAGTCGCTGGCAGGGATTTCGTTTACGACCTGCACGATTGGGCTGGCTATCTTTTCCGTTTTTATTACGTTGGGCGGGATGAAAGTGATTGGCTATACCGATGTGATTCAGGTGATTGTCCTGATCTTCGGGGGGCTCGTCGTTACGTATCTGGCCCTGCAGCTCGTGGCCGATAAATCGGGTGTGGATGGCGTGTGGAATGGCTTGGTTACGTTACGCGATCGGGCCGATGACCATTTCCACCTGTTTTTCGCCGAAGGACACCCGCATTATTACGAACTGCCGGGTATGTCGCTGGTGCTGGGTGGGATGTGGATCAACAACCTGTACTACTGGGGTTGCAATCAGTACATCGTTCAGCGGGCGCTGGGGGCTGACTTGAAGACGGCCCGTAGCGGCATTCTCTTTGCCGCCTTCCTGAAGCTGATGATCCCGCTGATCGTCGTTATTCCGGGGGTTGCTGCCTACGTACTGTATCAGGAAGGTACGTTTCATGATGCCATGACCAATGCCGAGGGCGTCGTAAAACCCGATCAGGCGTATCCGGTGCTGATGAACCTGTTGCCAACGGGTATGAAAGGGCTGGCGTTCGCGGCCCTGACGGCGGCCGTGGTGGCGTCGCTGGCGGGCAAATGCAACAGTATCTCGACAATTTTTACGCTTGATATTTACAAGAAGTTTTTCGACAAAGAGGCTTCGGATCAAAAGCTGGTGAACGTGGGACGGTGGGCCGTCGTAGGGTCGTTTGTCATCGCAATTGCCATTGCGCCCATGCTGCGATCGCTCGATCAGGTCTATCAGTACATTCAGGAATACACCAACTTCCTGACGCCGGGCGTCTTTGCCATTTTCGCGCTGGGTTTCTTCTGGAAACGGACCACCAACCGGGCGGCCCTGACGGTTGCTATTCTGACAATTCCGCTATCTGTGCTGCTGAAGTTCTGGCCGCAGGTAATGGACCTCTTTGGGCAGCAGGTTGACGAAATTCCGTTTCTGCACCGCACAACCTGGGTATTCTGCATCGACGTATTGATCATGGTCGTTGTATCATTGACCGATCCGGCCAGCGTGCATAACCCAAAGGCCGTAACCATCGACAGACGGATGTTTCACGTAACGCCGTCTTTTGTCGTTGGTTCGGTAGCCATTGCCGGTATCCTGTTCTGCTTGTATTACGTATTTTGGTAA
- the aspS gene encoding aspartate--tRNA ligase, with the protein MLRTHTCGELRLADANTTATLTGWVQTIRDKGGVLWIDLRDRYGITQLLLEDGQTAPELFTIARSLGREFVLKATGMVIERKSKNPNLPTGDIELKVTALKILNPAKLPPFLIDDETDGGDDLRLKYRYLDLRRNPVRRNLELRHRMAQQTRLFMDGQNFIEVETPVLIKSTPEGARDFVVPSRMNPGEFYALPQSPQTFKQLLMVSGFDRYYQIVKCFRDEDLRADRQPEFTQIDCEMSFVEQEDILQLFEGLIRHLFKTVKGYDLAEVPRMTYADAMRLYGSDKPDTRFGMEFVELTDLVQGKGFGVFDSAELVVGINATGCASYTRKQIDELTDWVKRPQIGAKGLIYVRHNEDGTLKSSVDKFYSEEDLKGWSERLNTKPGDLILIISGDANKARKQLNELRLEMGSRLGLRDPNVFSALWVLDFPLFEYGEEEQRWFAMHHPFTSPKPEDIPLLDSDPGAARANAYDLVINGTEVGGGSIRIFNRELQARMFSLLGFSDDEAKAQFGFLLDAFEYGAPPHGGIAFGFDRLCSIFGGADSIRDFIAFPKNNSGRDVMIDSPSTISPAQMQELSITTTVSNK; encoded by the coding sequence ATGCTTCGTACACATACCTGCGGGGAACTCCGCCTGGCTGATGCCAATACAACCGCTACGCTGACCGGCTGGGTCCAGACCATTCGTGACAAGGGTGGTGTGCTCTGGATTGATCTCCGGGATCGCTACGGTATTACGCAATTGCTGTTGGAAGACGGACAGACAGCCCCCGAACTCTTTACCATCGCCCGGTCGCTGGGCCGCGAGTTCGTCCTGAAAGCGACGGGAATGGTGATCGAACGGAAGTCGAAAAATCCGAATCTGCCAACGGGCGACATCGAGCTGAAAGTAACCGCACTGAAAATTCTGAACCCAGCCAAGCTTCCTCCTTTCCTCATCGACGACGAAACCGACGGGGGTGATGATTTGCGGCTGAAATACCGCTATCTCGACCTGCGCCGGAATCCCGTCCGCCGGAATCTCGAACTGCGGCACCGGATGGCACAGCAGACCCGGCTATTCATGGACGGCCAGAACTTCATCGAAGTTGAAACGCCGGTTCTGATTAAATCAACGCCTGAAGGCGCCCGTGATTTCGTGGTGCCCAGCCGGATGAATCCGGGCGAATTTTACGCCCTGCCCCAGTCGCCCCAGACGTTCAAGCAGCTGCTGATGGTATCGGGCTTTGACCGGTACTACCAAATTGTGAAATGCTTCCGCGATGAAGACCTGCGCGCCGACCGGCAACCGGAGTTTACGCAGATCGACTGTGAGATGTCGTTCGTGGAGCAGGAAGATATTCTCCAACTGTTCGAAGGGCTGATTCGCCACTTGTTCAAAACCGTTAAAGGGTATGACCTGGCCGAAGTTCCTCGTATGACTTATGCCGACGCCATGCGGCTTTACGGGTCCGATAAGCCCGATACCCGTTTCGGAATGGAGTTTGTTGAACTGACCGATCTGGTGCAGGGCAAAGGCTTTGGCGTATTCGATTCGGCCGAACTGGTTGTTGGGATTAACGCGACGGGCTGTGCATCGTACACCCGCAAGCAGATTGACGAACTGACGGATTGGGTGAAGCGGCCGCAAATTGGCGCAAAAGGTCTGATTTACGTTCGCCATAACGAAGACGGTACGCTCAAATCATCGGTTGACAAGTTCTACTCAGAAGAAGACCTGAAGGGCTGGTCGGAACGACTCAATACCAAACCCGGCGATCTGATTCTTATCATCTCGGGCGACGCCAATAAAGCCCGGAAGCAACTGAACGAACTTCGTCTGGAAATGGGTAGCCGACTCGGACTGCGCGATCCAAACGTATTCAGTGCGCTTTGGGTGCTTGACTTCCCCCTGTTTGAGTACGGCGAAGAGGAACAGCGTTGGTTTGCCATGCACCACCCCTTTACGTCGCCCAAGCCCGAAGACATTCCGCTGCTGGACAGCGATCCGGGGGCGGCCCGTGCTAATGCTTATGACCTGGTCATCAACGGAACCGAAGTTGGTGGTGGCTCGATCCGGATCTTCAACCGCGAGCTACAGGCCCGCATGTTTAGCCTGCTGGGCTTCTCCGACGACGAAGCCAAAGCGCAGTTCGGCTTCCTGCTGGATGCCTTCGAATACGGCGCCCCCCCGCACGGCGGGATTGCATTCGGCTTCGACCGGCTGTGCTCGATTTTCGGCGGGGCCGACTCGATCCGTGATTTTATTGCCTTCCCGAAAAACAATTCGGGCCGCGACGTTATGATCGACTCACCATCGACTATTTCTCCGGCGCAAATGCAGGAATTGAGCATCACGACGACGGTTTCGAACAAGTAA
- a CDS encoding cysteine desulfurase family protein encodes MIYLDNNATTRIDPRVLDTMMPFLTDNFANAASTHPFGVSASNAVKTARQQMADLIHCDPHELVFTSGATEAINLALKGVAEVYGQTKKHIVTVQTEHKAVLDVCVYLEKRGYEVTYLPVQPTRNAGAGLLDLALVKEAIRPDTLLVSVMWANNETGVIQPIREIAQLAHDTGALFMTDATQAVGKLPIDVDKDGIDLLTFSAHKFYGPKGVGGLYVRQHNLAGSSIRKVKLEAVLHGGGHERGLRSGTLNVPGIVGMGKAAELAPIADRQEIQRLTSLRDQLESELLQIPGTSVNGDREQRLYNTTNICFENCDSDALIMGLEGIAVSNGSACTAASIDPSHVLLAMGLSETEAFSCLRFSLGRFSTEADVIATINAVKGVVEELRALV; translated from the coding sequence ATGATCTATCTGGACAACAACGCCACGACCCGCATCGACCCGCGTGTACTGGACACGATGATGCCGTTCCTGACCGACAACTTTGCCAATGCTGCCAGTACACATCCATTCGGCGTATCGGCAAGCAACGCCGTTAAGACGGCCCGGCAACAGATGGCGGACCTAATCCATTGCGATCCGCACGAGCTGGTCTTTACGTCGGGGGCTACCGAAGCGATCAATCTGGCACTCAAAGGCGTTGCCGAGGTGTATGGGCAAACCAAGAAGCACATTGTTACGGTGCAGACCGAGCACAAAGCCGTGCTCGACGTGTGTGTTTATCTGGAGAAACGCGGTTATGAAGTAACGTACCTGCCCGTTCAACCAACCCGGAACGCCGGCGCGGGGCTACTGGATTTGGCCCTGGTCAAAGAGGCCATTCGACCTGATACGCTGCTGGTATCGGTTATGTGGGCCAACAACGAAACGGGCGTCATCCAGCCCATCCGCGAGATTGCCCAGCTCGCCCACGATACCGGTGCCCTCTTCATGACCGACGCTACGCAGGCCGTCGGTAAATTGCCCATCGACGTAGACAAAGACGGAATCGATCTGCTAACGTTTTCGGCGCATAAATTCTACGGCCCTAAAGGCGTTGGTGGCCTCTATGTCCGGCAGCATAATCTAGCCGGTTCATCAATCCGAAAAGTAAAGCTGGAAGCCGTTTTACACGGTGGCGGTCACGAACGGGGTTTACGTAGCGGCACCTTGAACGTTCCGGGCATCGTTGGCATGGGCAAAGCGGCCGAGCTGGCTCCAATCGCTGACAGGCAGGAAATACAGAGACTTACGTCTCTTCGAGACCAATTGGAAAGCGAACTGCTACAAATTCCGGGTACGTCCGTAAACGGAGATCGGGAGCAGCGGCTTTACAACACAACCAATATCTGTTTTGAAAACTGCGACTCTGACGCCCTGATTATGGGTTTGGAGGGCATTGCCGTCTCGAACGGTTCCGCCTGTACAGCCGCCAGCATCGACCCGTCCCACGTATTGCTGGCAATGGGTCTGAGCGAAACGGAAGCCTTTTCCTGTCTGCGATTTAGCTTAGGGCGATTCAGTACGGAAGCCGACGTAATAGCTACAATCAATGCGGTGAAAGGTGTGGTGGAAGAGCTGCGGGCGTTGGTATGA
- a CDS encoding HPF/RaiA family ribosome-associated protein, with protein MNYSVDDIKIDLQTVGFDETPELLADVERELRRVMRFRQDIVAADFYLSEDGANPTNNKVARWRLGVPGNDLFAEARSASWSGSLRDAGEKLRRQFVD; from the coding sequence ATGAACTATTCCGTTGATGACATTAAGATCGATCTTCAAACTGTTGGCTTTGACGAAACGCCCGAATTACTTGCCGACGTAGAGCGTGAATTACGGCGGGTGATGCGCTTCCGGCAGGACATCGTAGCGGCCGATTTTTACCTGAGTGAAGACGGCGCCAATCCCACGAACAACAAAGTTGCCCGCTGGCGACTGGGTGTGCCGGGCAACGATCTGTTTGCTGAAGCCCGGTCGGCTTCCTGGTCGGGGAGCCTCCGGGATGCTGGCGAGAAACTACGTCGCCAGTTCGTCGATTAA
- a CDS encoding inositol oxygenase family protein: MQTQTAFTPQEINPLASIEQWEDDVLLRYPEEEASVQPEHKTKQEYRNYDSPERDTVREFYRLNHRYQTFDFVREKEAEFLKFDKKEMPVWSAMEFLNTLVDDSDPDTDLDQLQHLLQTAEAIRADGHPDWFVLTGFLHDMGKVLCLFGEPQWAVVGDTFPVGCKHSDKIVYPEFFAANPDTYDERYNTKYGVYEPNCGMKNVHMSWGHDEYLYQITKNYLPEPALYMIRYHSFYSQHREHAYDHLLDDHDRAMFPWVNKFNPYDLYSKSPKPPVVSELKPYYEDLIAKYLPATIRL, encoded by the coding sequence ATGCAGACACAAACAGCATTTACCCCACAAGAAATCAATCCACTCGCCAGCATTGAACAGTGGGAAGATGATGTCTTGTTACGTTATCCGGAAGAAGAGGCTTCGGTTCAGCCCGAGCACAAAACCAAACAGGAATACCGCAACTACGACAGCCCGGAACGCGATACAGTACGGGAGTTTTATCGCCTGAATCACCGGTACCAGACCTTTGATTTCGTTCGGGAAAAAGAAGCGGAGTTCCTGAAATTCGACAAAAAGGAAATGCCGGTCTGGAGCGCTATGGAGTTCCTGAACACGCTGGTCGACGATTCCGATCCGGACACCGACCTCGACCAGCTCCAGCACTTATTGCAGACGGCCGAAGCCATTCGCGCCGATGGGCATCCGGATTGGTTTGTACTGACGGGTTTCCTGCACGACATGGGAAAGGTGCTTTGCCTATTTGGCGAACCCCAGTGGGCCGTGGTAGGCGATACGTTCCCGGTGGGCTGCAAACATTCGGATAAAATCGTTTATCCTGAATTCTTCGCGGCTAACCCTGATACGTACGACGAGCGGTACAACACGAAGTACGGCGTTTATGAGCCGAACTGCGGTATGAAAAACGTGCATATGTCGTGGGGCCACGACGAATACCTGTACCAGATCACGAAAAACTACCTGCCTGAGCCAGCGTTGTACATGATCCGGTACCACTCGTTCTATTCGCAGCACCGCGAGCACGCCTACGATCACCTGCTGGACGATCACGATCGGGCAATGTTCCCCTGGGTGAACAAATTCAACCCCTATGATCTGTACTCAAAGAGTCCAAAGCCGCCCGTCGTGAGCGAGCTGAAACCGTATTACGAAGATCTGATTGCGAAGTACTTGCCAGCAACGATTCGGTTGTAG
- a CDS encoding amidohydrolase yields the protein MRNFFLSAALLLPTLLLPEGSFAQSKKTKPSSSATAADKDKQAVIADLDKRFPEYADLSKQIWNFAELGYQEEKSSLLLQEQLKKEGFDVQAGVAGIPTAFVATYGSGKPVIGILGEYDALPGLATEAKPDFTPIQGQKGGHGCGHNLFGTASVAAAVEVKDWLKKSGHGGTIKIYGCPAEEGGSGKVYMVREGLFNDVDVVLHWHPGNQNAADASTSLANKNAKFRFRGIAAHAAASPEKGRSALDGVEAMNYMVNMMREHIPSDTRIHYVITKGGEAPNVVPAFAEVYYYARHKDRDILQSVWKRIENAAEGAAKGTGTKVEWEVLGGVYNLLPNTTLADVMHKNLQAVGGVNYTPEETAFAKKISETFGDDRPAIEDAAKVKDFREASETTTSSASTDVGDVSWVVPTVGLSTATWVPGCAAHSWQSTATSGMSIGQKGMIVAAKTLAMTALDLYKTPTLIQQARTEWSAKRGADFKYEALLGNRKPALDYRK from the coding sequence ATGCGTAACTTTTTCCTCTCTGCAGCGCTGCTGCTACCAACTCTGTTGTTGCCAGAAGGCAGCTTCGCCCAGTCAAAGAAGACCAAACCATCGTCGTCAGCAACCGCTGCTGACAAAGACAAACAAGCCGTTATCGCCGATCTGGACAAGCGTTTCCCGGAGTACGCCGACCTGTCGAAGCAGATCTGGAACTTCGCCGAACTTGGCTACCAGGAAGAAAAAAGCTCTCTATTGTTGCAGGAACAACTCAAAAAAGAAGGATTCGACGTACAGGCTGGCGTTGCGGGCATACCCACCGCGTTTGTTGCTACGTACGGGTCAGGTAAACCCGTTATTGGCATCTTGGGTGAGTACGATGCCCTACCCGGTCTGGCTACGGAAGCCAAGCCTGACTTTACACCCATCCAGGGGCAGAAAGGTGGTCACGGCTGCGGGCACAATCTGTTCGGCACGGCATCGGTAGCCGCTGCGGTTGAGGTGAAGGACTGGCTGAAAAAATCGGGGCACGGTGGCACGATCAAAATTTACGGTTGCCCAGCTGAAGAAGGTGGCTCCGGGAAGGTATACATGGTTCGGGAAGGCCTGTTTAACGATGTGGATGTGGTACTTCACTGGCACCCCGGTAATCAGAATGCCGCCGACGCCAGTACGTCACTGGCCAACAAGAACGCGAAGTTTCGTTTCCGGGGAATTGCGGCTCACGCGGCTGCCTCCCCAGAAAAAGGACGATCGGCGCTGGATGGCGTGGAAGCCATGAACTACATGGTCAACATGATGCGCGAGCACATTCCGTCGGACACCCGCATTCATTACGTCATCACAAAAGGGGGCGAAGCACCAAACGTTGTTCCCGCCTTTGCCGAAGTGTACTACTACGCTCGTCACAAAGACCGAGATATTCTGCAAAGCGTCTGGAAACGAATCGAAAACGCAGCTGAAGGAGCCGCTAAGGGTACCGGCACCAAAGTAGAATGGGAAGTGCTGGGTGGTGTGTATAACCTGCTCCCCAACACCACGCTGGCCGATGTCATGCACAAGAATCTGCAAGCCGTAGGTGGTGTCAACTACACACCCGAAGAAACCGCTTTTGCCAAAAAGATCAGCGAAACGTTCGGCGATGATCGTCCGGCTATCGAAGATGCCGCCAAGGTAAAAGATTTCCGCGAAGCGTCGGAAACCACAACCAGCAGTGCATCGACCGACGTGGGTGATGTGAGTTGGGTAGTACCGACCGTTGGTTTATCGACGGCGACCTGGGTACCGGGTTGTGCCGCCCACAGCTGGCAGTCGACGGCCACCAGCGGCATGAGCATCGGCCAGAAAGGTATGATCGTTGCCGCCAAAACGCTGGCCATGACCGCTCTTGACCTGTATAAAACGCCGACCCTCATCCAGCAAGCCCGCACGGAATGGAGCGCCAAGCGCGGTGCCGACTTCAAATACGAAGCCCTGCTCGGCAACCGGAAACCCGCGCTGGACTATCGGAAATGA
- a CDS encoding HNH endonuclease → MIEKTLPYFIHAFTNLNTGGGRIKEAAPHKPIVLLAVIQAFEGGLLTDNRVVISPELISIFKANWNALVTTGHTLGFAMPFFRLKNEAGAWWQLVAKSGCELWVQTGDLSNFSSLSNAVAYAELDAHLTELLLDATSRTVLRQALLDSYFSGRSNTASPDANGEIDQIRRELQEIVPAGSGTGSKGAKKRPNGETYEIELYTRDAVFRQEVVRLYNDTCCVTGLRVAAPYSFSMVDACHIVPFYKTFNNHPTNGIALCPNLHRAFDKGALSVDDNYRVMVSPTFAENEQSDYSLNALIGKPISLPSDERYLPDLTAFAWHRKFIFKG, encoded by the coding sequence ATGATCGAAAAAACGCTGCCTTATTTTATTCATGCGTTCACGAACCTCAACACCGGTGGTGGGCGAATAAAAGAAGCGGCTCCTCACAAGCCGATTGTGTTACTGGCTGTAATTCAGGCGTTTGAGGGTGGATTGCTAACGGATAACCGGGTTGTTATTTCGCCTGAACTTATCAGTATTTTCAAAGCAAACTGGAATGCGCTCGTGACAACGGGGCACACGCTGGGATTTGCCATGCCGTTCTTTCGGTTGAAAAACGAAGCTGGCGCGTGGTGGCAGTTGGTCGCTAAATCTGGTTGCGAACTATGGGTACAAACAGGTGATCTGTCGAATTTTTCCAGCCTGAGTAATGCTGTAGCCTACGCAGAACTGGACGCCCATCTGACGGAGTTACTGCTTGATGCGACGTCCCGCACGGTGCTTCGGCAGGCATTGCTGGACAGTTACTTTTCGGGACGGAGCAACACCGCGAGCCCAGACGCCAACGGGGAAATTGATCAGATTCGCCGTGAGTTGCAGGAAATAGTACCTGCCGGAAGCGGCACTGGATCGAAGGGTGCGAAGAAGCGTCCCAATGGCGAAACATACGAGATTGAACTCTATACCCGTGATGCCGTCTTTCGCCAGGAGGTCGTGCGACTTTATAACGACACGTGTTGTGTTACCGGCCTGCGCGTGGCGGCTCCATACTCGTTTTCGATGGTCGATGCCTGCCACATTGTTCCGTTCTACAAAACGTTCAACAACCACCCGACTAACGGTATCGCACTTTGCCCGAATCTACACCGCGCGTTCGATAAAGGGGCTCTTTCGGTCGACGATAACTATCGAGTGATGGTATCGCCGACGTTCGCAGAAAACGAACAGAGTGATTACAGTCTGAACGCGTTGATTGGCAAACCCATCAGCCTACCTTCCGATGAGCGATACCTACCCGATCTGACCGCGTTTGCGTGGCACCGAAAGTTTATATTTAAGGGGTGA
- a CDS encoding glycoside hydrolase family 43 protein, whose translation MTKAWILGLLLTLVTLSPAVAQTSPTAVAAQKNTYTNPLPVEFGDPYVLHTQGTYYMYGTGGGAKQGFAAYSSKDMVHWKPEGQVYFHDNKNGWSDPNAKWDGAYWAPEVYEVKGKYYLFYSAQWRHNPTNEVENFRIGVAVADKPTGPFVDLTDKPLFDPGYPVIDANVFMDSNGKAYLYYSRCCYKHPVDSEIADMARQKGWYKEIEESWVYGVELKPDFSGVIGKPVLLLRPPVKLSDKQADWESRSVTAHEVNRRWTEGSTTFKKDNLYYIMYSANHFGGQYYAIGYATATSPLGPFRKAANNPILEKNSDKGGSVTGTGHNSITYSPDGKEMFCVYHGRTAKTGDERVVFIDRMRVKDGQITIEGPTTSPQKLPSGVPATVHSR comes from the coding sequence ATGACTAAAGCATGGATTCTGGGACTTCTCCTGACGCTGGTGACACTGTCGCCGGCCGTGGCGCAGACGTCCCCGACGGCTGTTGCCGCACAAAAAAACACCTACACCAATCCGTTACCCGTTGAATTCGGCGATCCATACGTCCTCCACACGCAGGGCACTTACTACATGTATGGCACGGGGGGCGGGGCCAAACAGGGGTTTGCCGCTTATTCGTCCAAAGACATGGTTCACTGGAAGCCGGAAGGACAGGTCTATTTTCATGATAATAAAAACGGCTGGAGCGACCCGAACGCCAAGTGGGACGGGGCCTACTGGGCTCCTGAAGTGTACGAGGTAAAGGGAAAATACTATCTCTTTTACAGCGCCCAATGGCGTCATAATCCCACTAACGAAGTCGAAAATTTCCGCATCGGAGTCGCCGTCGCCGACAAGCCCACCGGCCCGTTCGTCGACCTGACCGACAAACCCCTCTTTGATCCCGGTTACCCCGTCATCGACGCTAACGTATTCATGGATAGCAACGGTAAAGCGTACCTGTACTATTCCCGCTGCTGCTACAAACACCCCGTCGACAGTGAAATTGCGGACATGGCCCGGCAGAAAGGCTGGTACAAGGAGATCGAAGAAAGCTGGGTGTACGGCGTTGAGTTGAAACCTGACTTTTCGGGTGTGATCGGCAAGCCGGTACTGCTGCTGCGTCCGCCCGTCAAACTGAGCGACAAACAGGCGGACTGGGAAAGTCGGTCGGTGACGGCCCATGAAGTAAACCGGCGCTGGACGGAGGGGTCGACGACGTTCAAGAAAGACAACCTGTACTACATCATGTACTCGGCCAATCATTTCGGGGGGCAGTATTATGCCATTGGCTATGCTACGGCCACCTCCCCGCTGGGACCGTTCCGAAAAGCGGCCAACAACCCGATTCTGGAAAAGAACAGCGACAAAGGCGGTTCAGTAACGGGGACGGGTCACAACAGCATTACGTACTCACCCGACGGCAAGGAAATGTTCTGCGTCTACCACGGGCGGACTGCTAAAACCGGTGATGAGCGGGTGGTTTTTATCGACCGGATGCGGGTGAAAGACGGCCAAATTACCATTGAAGGGCCAACTACGTCGCCCCAGAAACTTCCGTCGGGCGTACCAGCTACGGTCCATTCTCGTTAA